The DNA segment ATCACCAAACCACACCAACTCAGCACTTCAGCCGACAAGAAGCTCAGACTCCAGACAATCCGGAGCGATTCTGCTGGTTGATGACGAACACATAGTCCGCAAAGTCTGCTCCGCCATGCTCGAACGTCTGGGGTGGCACGAAGTTTTTACGGCAGCAGATGGTATTGAGGCGGTTGAGCTCTTTCGCCAGCACTCCGCAACCATTCGCTGCGCAATTATCGACCTGTCCATGCCCCGCATGGATGGGATGACGACGGCCCGGGAGATCCATGCCATCTCAAGCAGCACCCCACTGATTATCGCCAGTGGCTTCAGTGAGGAAGATGTCTCTAAGGACTCTACGGCTCAGCACATTGCGGCTTTCATTGCCAAACCATTCAATTTAAGCACACTCCGAACCGTGCTGGCAGAAGTGCTTGCCGCCTCCCCCCGGTAACACGCTACGCTTACCCTACCTGAAAAATTGCCCCATCGATCTCAACTCGGTCCCCTGAGTGCAGCTGAGCACCTCGACGAAGTTCAACCGCACCATTCACCTTGACCTCACCTGCCTGGATACGAGCCTTGGCCTCGCCACCAGTTGACACGACAGTGGCAAGTTTCAAGAATTGTCCCAAACGGATCGCCCCGTCCCTTATTGCTATCTTTTCCATACCCCATCCTTTGGTTATCGGTTATCGGTTTGCGGTTTGCGGTTTACAAACTCACGGATACCAGTCATTGGAAAAAATCAACCTGATTAGCGCTAATCAGGTAAATCAATAACCGTCAAATAATAACCGCAAACCGATAACCGATAACCATCACTAAAGTAGTTACAAATTTTCTAACAACTATTATTATGCCATTCAGAGTAAGCCAGCGTGAAACAACTATCAGGACCTCACCCATGACCTTTCTCCCCACCACCGCCGAAGAGATCAAAGCCCTTGACTGGCAGCAGGCTGATATCATCCTGATCAGCGGCGACACTTACATTGACAGTCCCTTCATCGGCATCGCCCTGATTGGCCGGATCCTGGCCCACGCAGGGTTCAAAGTCGCCATTATCGCCCAACCGGATACCGATTCCGATCGGGATATCACCCGCCTGGGCGAGCCCCGTCTCTTTTGGGGGGTGAGCGGAGGCTCTGTCGATTCCATGGTCGCCAATTATACTGCCTCATACAAACACCGGAACTCCGACGACTTTACCCCTGGCGGACACAATACCCGTCGACCGGACCGAGCGGTAATCGCCTACACCAACCTGATCCGCCGATTTTTTAAAAACACCAAGCCCGTGGTGCTTGGGGGCATTGAGACCAGCCTTCGCCGCATCGCCCATTACGATGCGTGGTCAAACCGGGTAAGAAAATCGATCCTGTTCGATGCCAAGGCCGACATCCTGGTCTACGGCATGGCAGAAAAAACCATCGTAACCCTGGCAGAACGATTGAACCAAGGCCTCGATTTTAGGAACATTCCAGGCCTCTGTCATGCTGCGGCAAATCCCCCAGAACACCCGTTCATTGAACTGCCCGATTTCAACTCCGTAGCCACAGACCCTGATGCCTTGATCGCGATGTTCCATGCCTTCTACCAGAACAACGATCCAATAACCGCCCAATCTCTAGTCCAACGTCACGACAACCGCTATCTGATCCAGAATCCTCCATCAGCCTTGCTCTCTAGGGAAGAACTCGACCATATCCACGACCTGCCCTTTACCCGCTCCGTCCACCCCTATTACCAGAGCCAAGGCAAGGTCCTGGCCCAGGACACCATTCAGTTTGCCCTGACTACCCATCGCGGGTGTTACGGTGAATGTAATTTTTGCGCCATCGCCGTCCACCAGGGCCGAACCGTGATCAGCCGCAGCCCGGACTCCATCCTCCGGGAGGCTCAGCGCTTAACCAAGCACCCTGATTTCAAAGGAATCATCCTTGATGTCGGCGGTCCCACTGCCAACATGTACGGATTTGAATGCCCGAAAAAAATAGTCAAAGGTGTTTGCCAACACCAGCGCTGCCTGACCCCCAAAATTTGCCCAACTCTAAAGATCAACCACCAAACACAGCTCAAGTTATTACGCAGTCTGCGCGCATT comes from the Desulfobulbaceae bacterium genome and includes:
- a CDS encoding RNA-binding S4 domain-containing protein — its product is MEKIAIRDGAIRLGQFLKLATVVSTGGEAKARIQAGEVKVNGAVELRRGAQLHSGDRVEIDGAIFQVG
- a CDS encoding YgiQ family radical SAM protein, with translation MTFLPTTAEEIKALDWQQADIILISGDTYIDSPFIGIALIGRILAHAGFKVAIIAQPDTDSDRDITRLGEPRLFWGVSGGSVDSMVANYTASYKHRNSDDFTPGGHNTRRPDRAVIAYTNLIRRFFKNTKPVVLGGIETSLRRIAHYDAWSNRVRKSILFDAKADILVYGMAEKTIVTLAERLNQGLDFRNIPGLCHAAANPPEHPFIELPDFNSVATDPDALIAMFHAFYQNNDPITAQSLVQRHDNRYLIQNPPSALLSREELDHIHDLPFTRSVHPYYQSQGKVLAQDTIQFALTTHRGCYGECNFCAIAVHQGRTVISRSPDSILREAQRLTKHPDFKGIILDVGGPTANMYGFECPKKIVKGVCQHQRCLTPKICPTLKINHQTQLKLLRSLRALPGVKRVFVASGVRYDLILADRAKGLSYLKKLVAHQVSGQMKVAPEHSQDQVLALMGKPGINPLLEFKHLFE